A portion of the Drosophila innubila isolate TH190305 chromosome 3L unlocalized genomic scaffold, UK_Dinn_1.0 0_D_3L, whole genome shotgun sequence genome contains these proteins:
- the LOC117788023 gene encoding glutamic acid-rich protein, with amino-acid sequence MLQLLHVAKCFRLPYRIIPKVSNVNSRFKSDKCQKDGDKNKNKETKETKCQAAKKDETAISGGAKCGSKKKETGPKCPPCSCPSKTSSGHHANFWKKITFMGVLPIVAILTVLVFTSHHEGERPEFKPWPHLYRRTKSFYFGDGNRTMFHNPHWNPLPPEGYEDETDLDAEGKPAETAQERDQRLKEFGTVHKEWKKLASKREAEAKKAEAAAEKEAKRLQAEADKEEKRQRAEAEKERKRQEAEEKKQRAAEEKERKRLEAEEKKRQKEEAKAQKVEYVFEKEPYDLRDE; translated from the exons ATGCTGCAGTTATTACACGTTGCGAAATGCTTCCGTTTGCCGTACCGTATAATTCCAAAAGTTTCGAATGTAAACTCTCGGTTCAAGTCTGACAAGTGCCAAAAGGACG GGGACAAGAACAAGAATAAGGAAACTAAGGAAACCAAATGCCAAGCCGCTAAGAAAGACGAGACTGCCATTTCTGGTGGTGCCAAGTGCGGGAgtaagaaaaaagaaactggCCCAAAGTGTCCTCCGTGCTCGTGTCCATCAAAAA CATCTTCAGGTCACCATGCCAATTTCTGGAAGAAGATCACGTTCATGGGCGTACTGCCAATAGTTGCCATACTCACAGTACTTGTATTCACCTCGCATCACGAGGGTGAGCGACCTGAATTCAAGCCCTGGCCCCACTTGTACAGACGTACAAAGTCATTTTACTTTGGTGACGGCAATCGCACAATGTTCCACAATCCCCATTGGAACCCCTTGCCGCCAGAAGGATACGAGGATGAGACGGATTTAGATGCAGAAGGAAAGCCTGCCGAAACGGCCCAGGAGCGGGACCAGCGACTTAAAGAATTCGGCACTGTCCACAAGGAATGGAAAAAGTTGGCGTCCAAACGTGAGGCTGAGGCCAAGAAGGCGGAAGCAGCAGCCGAAAAGGAGGCCAAGAGGTTGCAAGCCGAGGCCGATAAAGAGGAAAAGAGGCAACGGGCTGAAGCTGAAAAGGAACGCAAGCGACAGGAAGCTGAAGAAAAGAAGCAACGGGCAGCTGAAGAAAAGGAGCGCAAGCGGCTGGAGGCAGAGGAGAAAAAGAGACAGAAGGAAGAAGCCAAGGCCCAAAAAGTGGAATACGTCTTTGAAAAAGAACCTTACGACCTTCGTGATGAATAA